The DNA window TAATAGGACAATGTGCAATAATACCAGCACTTTAACTTTCTAGGCCAAAGGAGCTGTGTATTTTCTTCCTTCAGCataattattatatgcaacaatTAAGCACTTCTCTAAGTACTATGGTCACTTTGGAACTGATCTGCCCTGATCTTAGCTCATCCACCTGCCGTGGACTGCAGATGGAACCAAGCTTTTGGCTACGATTTGGCACCTTTACATTTGATATTTTTGATAATGTGCattgtccgtccatccatccatccatccatccatccatccatccatccatccatccatcttcttccacttatacgaggtcgggtcgcgggggcaacagcctaagcagggaaacccagacttccctctccccagccactacgtctagctcttcccgggggatcctgaggcgttccctggccagccgggagacatagtcttcccaacgtgtcctgggtcttccccgtggcctcctaccggttggacatgccctaaacacctccctagggaggcgttcgggtggcatcctgaccagatgcgcgagccacatcatctggctcctctcgatgtgaaggagcaacagctttactttgagttcctcccggatggcagagcttctcaccctatctctaagggagaggcccgccacacggcggaggaaactaatttcggccgcttgtacccttgatcttatcctttcggtcatgacccaaagctcttgaccataggtgaggacgggaacgtatatcaatcggtaaattgagagcttcgccgtAGCAAAAGATGTAACAAATATAGCAAATGGCGACTTCCCATCAGGAATTTTTTAATAGATCTATGAACAAGGTAATAGGTGTGTCTGTTGGGACTGGCCAAAGTGAAGTAGGAGAAAATTTGGTtggttataaattatttaatgtctcgggcctcgggatcccccgggaagagctagacgaagtggctggagatagggaagtctgggcttccctgcttaggctgctgcccccgcgacccgacctcggataagcggaagatgatggatggatggatggatggtctcggtgcggcccggtagcaaatgcgtcacagaCGGCGACGGTCCCCGGACCGGTGTTtgggaaccactgttctagagtacAAATATGTttatgaaataccgtatttccttgagttgccgcagggcatatagtatgcgcctaccttgaattactgacgggtcaaactcgcttcgcgaaatatttagcgcatgcttggtattaccgcctggtcaaactcgtgacgtcacgagtgacactttccctgtcatcattttcaaaatggaggaggctgatttcaatacctgtaatttgaaatcgcataaagggaagaagattaagagctattcagtaggatttaaggtccaagcttacatcacactcaaatttttactgcatgcctctggtaagtgccggagtgagaagaggttttaaaataatttgcgcatgctgacttttaccgcatgcctttggtaagcgcaggagtgagaagaggttttaaattaattagcgccccggcggcaattcaaggaaatacgattggcaacactaaattggccctagtgtgtgaatgtgagtgtgaatgttgtctgtctatctgtgttggccctgcgatgaggtggcgacttgtccagggtatactccgccttccgctcgattgtagctgagataggcgccagcgccccccgcaaccccaaaagggaataagcggtaggaaatggatggatggacggtataCTAATTGAAGcaatacagcagtgtttttcaaccactaatgtgccgtgggagattatgtaatttcacctaattgggttaaaaatatttttttgcaaaccggtaattataatgcgcaaatgtgccgttgttgagtatctgtgctgtctagagctcggcatagTAACCgggtaatactcttccatatcagtaggtggcagcaggtagcgaCTTGCTTTGTAGTTCATAATATGCAAACGACAGAGTGGAGGCAAAAAGATATCTAACACTTAAAAAGGTGAaggccgctaagaaaaggcattgaagcttagggatggcaatgcaaaacaaaactaaagtgaactggctgcaaagtaaacaaaaacagaatgctggacaacagcaaagacttacagcgtgtggagcagacggcgtccacaaagtacatccgtacatgacagtCAACCATGTCGACACAAAGATGGAtgaaaacaacttaaatagttttgattgcaaaaacaaagcacGGGCagggaatagcattcaaggaagacatgaaactgctacaggaaaataccaacaaaagaggaaaagccaccaaaataggagagtGAGACAAGAACtagaacactacacacaggaaaacaccaaaaaactcaaaataaatcaCAGCGTGATGTGTCAGGTggtgacagcacacctactttgaaacaatagctatattgatgcatggttggttacggtttaaagtcatatccaacaattgcgaaaagaacttattattgtcaatatcggcttctgcagtggtccccaacttccGGTCCGGGGACCCCGTTACGCATTTGCTACCAAGCCGCACAaagacattaaataatttataaactatcatgatccgttgcccggatcatgtttttgttatttttctgttagttttggacttctttactTCCTATTGTTGTGCACTTTTGAGtttttttagttaccatggctacttattattttcacctgcctcttattGGTGttcggcagtggtccccaaccaccgattggtaccgggccgcagaagaattttttattaatttaatttttttttttttaattgtttattttcttattattattttcatttattaaatcaacataaaaaaaacacaagatacacttacaattagtgcaccaacccaaaaaaactccctttttcatgacaaaaacctcgccttttcatgacaaagaagaagaagaaaaaaaagtttatgtatgatatattgcacaaaatatgaatacattaCTTTTAGAATGGAAATGTACATTAATCTATTGTAAGTAATGGCAAATATGTCTATAACTTGATTATATATCCATGCTCTTGTCCTTGAATGTGATGTATCACCTATAAACCATTAGATACTAAAgccaaataaaaagcaaaaaattAGTACAAAACTGAAATCTATGGAGAGATTTTTTGCAAAGGCAAAAGGCCATGcaggggctcccactaattcaacgttatggtgagttttttcatgtattcatttttcatgcacttatttgctatatttatctgccacatgtggcatttttctaccgcttgtccctttcatggGATGGGGAGGatttcgctggagcctatcttaactgcatttgggtggaaggcggggaccggggtacaccctggacaagtcgccacctcatcgcagggccaacagagacaacattcacacccacattcacacactagggccaatttagtgttgccaatcaacctatccccagctgcatgtctttggtggtggtaggaacccggagggaacctggcaggaacccgcgcagtcacgttgaaaacatgcaaactccacacagaaagatcccaagcccgggattgaacttaGGACATTCTTATTGTGAGTGTGCCACCGTGTTGccccctgaaaataatgcctacattaaactggtcccgggtgaataaaaaataaaaaatgccagGGACCCCAGGGCTAccgagttaaatttttttttgttatgttttctgctggtggtgtgcctcagaattatttccaatgaaaaaaaaaaggtgccttggctcagaaaaggtggAAAACGCTGTTCTAgaaagtggttctcaaatgggggcacgcaTACCcctgaggtacttgaaggtatgccaaggcgtacgtgagatttttaaaaatattctaaaaatagcaacaatccaaaaacccttcataaatatatttattgaataatacatcaacaaaatatgaatgcacgttcataaactgtgagaagaaatgcaacaatgcaatattcagtgttgacagctagattttttgtggacatgttccataaatattcatgttaaagatttcttttttgtgaaaacacgtttagaattaagttcatgaatccagatggatctctattacaatccccaaagagggcactttaagttgatgattacttctatgtgtagaaatctgtatttataattgaatcacttgtttatttttcaacaagtttttagttatttttatatctttttttcccaaatagttcaagaaagaccactacaaatgagcaatattttatacaatttaacaaatcagaaactgatgacatagtgctgtattttacttctttatctctttttctcaatcaaaaatgctttgctctgattagggggtacttgaattaaaaaaatgttcactgggggtacatggctgaaaaaaggttaagaaccactggtctagagtacAACTATGTCTATAATTAAAACAGACTCATTTAAGCAGTACTGCATCCCTCTTGTGTTGATGCTTCTGAGTCACGTGACTGGACTATGTGACaaccatgcactttttttttttttttttttttttaacaagacaAACCATCCGGATGAAGGGCTCCGATGGCCCCCCATGACTGCAGGTGTAGCCGCGAGAGCTCCATCTTGGCGGCTCCTAGTGAGATTCAGACAGGCGCGACATGCGGAATGTGCGTAAAGACGGGCAAAAAAGACGCTCTTGTGCGCAGCCTGCATGCGCGCCTCCTCCAAGGATGACCAGACGCGCGCATGCAGCCTCGTCCGCTTCAATCCAATGTGATCATACTAACATCTTTGTCTCCTTGTGGCCTTTAAACTGATTCCCAACCCTCTTTTCCTCCTTTTATTCCTTGACGGAGAGTGTGGATTGTGTTCATCTGTAAGCTGCCACCATCGTTTTAGACCCCCGCGTTGCGTTGGCGCTGCGGAATAATCGACAagaagaagaataataataagaagaagagggcaggatatttttttttttttttggtttgtgcgtgtgaagaaaaaaaaaaagagtcgagCCGATGGGGACGTTGAGGGAAAACATCGACCGTATACGCCGCAACATCGAGGTAAGTGCATGTTATTTGTGCAGGTGTGCGAGGATGAAATGGCCGGCGCAGTGATTGcatttgatttgaaaaaaaaaaaaaaaaagtgcacctaATGACGACTTTTTGTGCACAGGCTGCAAAGATGCACGGCAGTTTAGGCCGGGTGATTAATTAATAGGCACAGAAGAACCATTTAATAAAGAGCAGATGCATTATGTAAGCATGGTGCCTTAAAAAGAAATGTGCAATTTGTTTCTTCTTCTTCCCCCCTTTTTGGGTGCAGTTGTCATTAAACAGGACTGGGTGCAAGCCATTTTGTAATGCAGCATGTGCAGAATTAGGCCTATTCAGAATTTCAATTGCGTTCCAGGGAAGGTGCGCCGTATAGTGAGCGCAGCTGCATTGATGAATAAGGCCATTCTGTTCCATTGTGGCACATAGGGAGAGAGCATAGGTTCAATTCATACGACGTCTACGATGAGGATATTTGGCGTGAAGCAGCAtatttttcttccccccccccaacccccgccATCCCTGAAATGCCTACCCCGATTCCCACGTCCTGAATCAATCTAGTGTTGTCATAGTTACAGCCGATGATGTTGGCCCCTGCTACACCTGTGTCGCTTTGTTTTCATGCACCCCATCGTCTCATCGGGGCCTGGGACTTTACACCCCAACCATGGAGGGACACTTCTTTTCTTCTTAGGAGGTGCAAACGAGTCCACCATTTTTGCCTCTTCATAAACCTTAACGACTGTGTTGTGGAAAGGCTTGATACAATCACGGCGTGATTGGTTTGTAGCAATTGGTCAGCAGCTTGCAGCTAATTTGTCTTTTCACGACTGAGCGCTCTCTCAGGCCTGATCGAATAATCAATACTGACATTGTTGCAATCTGCTCTCGACACCAAAGAGcaacaaagattaaaaaaaaaaaaaaaaggagagtgAAAGCACTACTTTGAGAATTTGAgcttcaagtcaagtcaagtcagctttatttgtcaatttctttacatgtaaagacatacaaaggaatcaaaattttgtttcgcactctcccatgcgtagacaaaaagaaaagaaggcacaacagtaaagtgcaacgtgaatatgtctacctactaaagtgaGAATATATAGAGGGGGggaatggaaaaaaattaaaaacaaaaggaCAATCGTCATGATTTCTCCTCATCACTCTTACCTGGAGAGCCTCTCATGAGATTTAACTCAATATGGTGGAGAGATTGAAGATGGAGAATCAAGGCTTTAAGAGTCTGTAGTGTTTATTACCTTTTATAAGGACTCGAACATGTGTACAGTTGTCTTTTTGCTCAATTGAGGCTGACATACATACAGTAAGTATAGCTGCCTAAGCAACATCTCATGCAAAAAGTGTTTCAAAGCTACATTTCCACCAtgcgaaaagaggcattcagatCTTTAACTGCGTAGCCTTAATCAGTAGGGAATGTGAACAAAAGCTGTGGTCTTTCTTTTTCCTTAAACCTCCTATTCGGATCATATCGCTGTCAAGTGGCgtgaaaaaccccccaaaaagctATACATGTTGTTATTGACTTTGGGGATGGCTATGGATGACATGTGTGCCCATATGAGGGTGTGAGAAATTATGTGGGATGTGCCGAGCATCTGAAAAAAAGATACGACTATTTTTAGCATGCACACTCCCTCATGAGTTTCCTTAATAGCTTCTTTAAGAGTTCTCAGAGCTATGGTTTTTCGTAAAGACTGATGCTGACCTTGTAGACATTAtgattcacccccccccccccacccctctccaGTTCTTCGTCCTCTATCTTTTATCCCTGAGGTTCTTCCTCCTGTTTCTCTGCAATTTTCCTCAATATTGAAGATCTATATTGATAATCACATAGGGTCCTTGAGAGCAACAAACTCCCATGAAGACGCAGCTAAACACAAAAATGTGGCActggacagtaaaaaaaaataaacaaaacaaaaaaaaaacacaagatggtGAGTGAGCAGGTTACCACAGCAACCGTGTTTCTAGGAGCCCGCATGCATCGTGGCTGCATAGGAGAGGAGATGCTAAACACGGCCATTGGAGCACCTTTGTTAACGACAGACTATCTCCATTATGTATTCACCGTAAGAAGTTGGCAACCTTTGTGGCATACGAACACATCTGGTCCTAGCCTTTTCTAAATTTAGAGAGTCTGCCGATGCTCGCAGGCAAAAGTGTGCGACACCCTCTCAACCAAGGACGGATTTGGCTCTCAATGCATATCGCTGTTGTTTTTGCTTCACAACGCCTGGTTTCATGTTTGCTTAATTGCGTGTTGCTTATTGCACACGGCTCATGTAGCCAATAATAATCCCCGGATAGCTTAATTGCCGAAGTACCGCATAAGGGTGTCATTTGTCAACTGGTGTTGTTGCTTTTTAATAGGTTGCGTAAATCTCTGCATTAACCTTATGGTTGCATTCTCGTTAAAACCGGAATAATTCTTGTCTCTGAACCGGTTTCCTAGCAAGCTGTTTTCTTCCTCCAAAAAATAGAACGTTGTGGCCATTTTCAGACGATGACCTCGGCGTTAAGTTCAACGTCAAGAAAATGGCAGCTGACTCACCCAATTGTACTACAGGCCACAATTTGAGAGCCACTTCTTTACAACCCAAAGCCTGACCTTGCTTGTCTCCCGCAACAGGAcattgtcatattttcataattaaATTCCGTCCTGGGCATCCTTGCATGAATGTGTTAGGCTAATATCTCAAAGCTACTGCACTGTGCATTACTTGACCTCCTTTCTTTTCTCCTTTTCTCTCTTCGTCCCCTCCCCTCCCGCCACAGTGAGAAGAAACAAACAGCCTCTGCAGAGAAGAGGAGGCTTCCAGGGGCGACAATCCCCTCCCAAACATCCTTTTTTACACTAATAACTGTCatgggagcaaaaaaaaaaagacatgcttTCTGAAAATGACATGTAAAAAAGAACAAGGCGCTTGGTAGTCAAAGAAGCATGAGCCAAGTGAAATAAGAATATATTCATGATAGTCTTTTAATATAACATTACACCCTTCTTTCTAAATTATTAAACGGTCTACTTGAAGGAGAAACACAGCAAAAGAGCATTAAATATGAACATGAAGGCAAGCATTTAAATTCTCCGATTTGGAGGTGATTTGTCAGCATCATACAGCAGTCGGGGTGGGTCATGACTCAGTTGCCATGCGTGTTGTCATGGTGACCAGCCCCTGTACCCCTTCCCCCCTCCTCTGGTTGGTCCACCTTTTGTTGTGGTTCCACAACCATGGACCTGAGCTGACAGAGGCAGCACCCCCATGCCCCACCCCCTGTAGTTGCTCCAATCAGGCGAGCCGTGTCATCTGTACAAGGAAGAGTCTAGACCAAGTCCCGGACAGTATTTCGGAGAACACAAGATACCTCAATCTACAAGAGAACACAATTCAGGTGAGCGCAACATCACATTTTAGCCCATCTACCGTATGTTTTGACAGCAGGTGCTACAAACATGCCACTGTGTTTCTGTTTGCAGGTGATAAAGTCTGACACCTTTAAGCACCTGCGGCATTTGGAAATCCTCCAGCTCTCCAAGAACCACATCCGACAGATCGAGGTGGGGGCGTTCAATGGGCTGCCAAACCTCAACACGCTGGAGCTTTTCGACAACCGTCTCACCGTTGTACCGTCACAGGCCTTTGAGTACCTCAGCAAGCTTAGGGAACTATGGCTACGGAACAACCCCATCGAGACACTGCCGGCGTTTGCATTTCACCGCGTTCCCTCTTTACGCCGTCTCGATCTCGGGGAACTCAGGAAACTGGATTTCATCTCAGAGGCGGCTTTCGAAGGTCTGGTCAACTTGCGCTTCTTGAATCTGGGCATGTGCGGCTTAAAGGACATCCCTAACCTCACCCCGCTTGTACGACTAGAGGAGTTGGAGTTGTCCGGGAACCAATTGGGGATTGTCCGGCCCGGATCCTTCCAGGGCCTGGTGTCACTTCGCAAGCTGTGGCTCATGCACTCCAGAGTGTCTGTTATTGAACGCAACGCCTTTGATGACCTAAAGAGCTTGGAGGAGCTCAACCTTTCCCACAATTCCCTTCATTCGCTGCCTCATGACCTCTTCACGCCTTTGCACCAGTTGGAGAGGGTGCATCTCAATCACAACCCGTGGGTGTGCAACTGTGACGTTCTGTGGCTCAGCTGGTGGCTTAAAGAAACGGTTCCTAGCAACACAACATGTTGTGCCCGATGTCACGCACCCCCCGGTCTGAAGGGCAAGTACATCGGCGAACTGGACCAGAGCCATTTCACCTGCTACGCACCGGTCATTGTGGAGCCGCCCACTGACCTCAACGTCACCGAGGGCATGGCGGCAGAGCTGAAATGCCGCACGGGGACATCCATGACCTCTGTGAACTGGTTCACTCCGAACGGCACTCTGATGACCCACGGATCGTACCGCGTGAGGATCTCCGTGCTCCACGACGGTACGCTCAACTTCACCAACGTGACTGTGCAGGACACGGGCCAGTACACATGCATGGTGACCAACTCCGCTGGCAACACCACCGCCACTGCCGTGCTCAACGTATCCGCTTCAGACCCCAGCAACAGCTACAGCTATTTTACCACCGTCACAGTGGAGACAGTCGAGACAGTGGGAGGAGGGGATGATAAGAACTCAGCAATGCAGTACATTAACGAGACCTTCATAGATTTCCCTAATCCTACTGTTGAAAGAGGTTTAGATGGCGTCACTATATCCCCTTCTCTCTCTTCCCTGTCCTCATTGTCCCCACGAGCGAACAGAGCCACTGAAAATGCAGTGACTGTATCCATCATCGATGTAACTAACATTCCGGGCCTGGATGATGTAATGAAAACCACCAAGATCATCATTGGCTGCTTCGTGGCCATTACTTTTATGGCAGCTGTAATGTTGGTGGTCTTCTATAAGCTCCGCAAGCAACACCAGCTGCACAAGCACCATGGCCCAGCCAGAGCCATCGAGATCGTCAATGTGGAGGATGAGATTGGAGCCGGAGCCGGAAGCGGCATTTCAGGCGGGTCTACAATGAATACAGGCAGTGGCGGAGAAGGAACCCTAAGGATACATCATCCTGAAATAGTTAACCTTCCCAATATTGGACGTTCGGACACTCTGAACCATTACTATAAGACCCATCATTACAACAATAATGTGATGGGGCTTAGTATTGGTAGCGAAGGAATGGGACCCGGAGGGATGCTTGGTAACAAAAACCACCAAGGCCAGGAAATCCCCATCTCCTGCACCCCTGTCCCCATCTCCACATCCAACCTCCTCACATCTTCAGGAAATAGCACCAATATCAACCCAAGCTCTATGTCCCCGCCTCTGCCCATGTCTCTCCCAATGCCCACCATGGGCCTACACGGATCGATTAAAGGTTTCATGGGCCAGAATCAGAACCCCCAAATGGAGCCTCTTCTCTTCAAGGGGAACTCAAAGGAAAATGTCCAGGAGACTCAGATCTAAAAGCGCGAGAATGGCGCTAAAGGGACAGAGAGAGAATTCATGTTGGGTTTATGCTGGGAATGATTAGACACTAGAGTGCATTGACTTTGACACCAGGAGACAGGATAGACGTGACACGGCAACACACAAACGCAGAGACTCGTCCGTGGTGGCGTACTGAGCCAAGGATTACCACAGTGGTTTACTTGTGTTTGTAGTAACGCTCATGGCCAAGGAGATCAAGGAATGGACATTGCTACAATGTAAATCTGTGCCAaagcaaatgtttttttgcattctCTCCAAACCGTGTTGTCATTGGAGAAAAACAACAAGTCTTTGGGAGTAATCGGTCCTCGAATCACTGTTGGCCGGCAGAGATGGAAGACACGCACACTAGTACTTAACATGCAGAAGATGGCTGAGATTATGGGACGAAATCCCAGGGACATTTTTCTTGACGAAAAGAAGGCGCGCTAAAGTGACTCAATAGACTCCCTCAAGGTGACAATAATCTAGGCATAAATAGATGGACAAAAAGGTACAGTGCAGTACAAACTACTgtgaaaaatccacaaattatataaatatattttcatttaaatatgTATCATTGCAGACTCCGACGCAGAGATATTTTGGGGTGGATGTACATGCCGGTAGAGTTTGTTTCTATGTGACCTAAGACGGGCGGCGACTGGGGGAGGTTGGTTATGGTACATGTTTTCAGTTTGGCTACTTCTCAGAGAACATAAGGGCTCAATTGCAACACTCATTGTGGATCTTTGAATTGGCTTTGTGACATAAAGTCTATTTAGGTTGTAGTACAGTAAATGCAGATATCTGTTTGACAAACTTCTGTCTGTTGCTTCAGTAGTAATcattacacatttttttgtgtttccgAGGGTGTATTATGTATTTTGTAACAACCAGCTTCTTGGTATTTGAATCGTATCAATTCTGACAATGCCATAACTAATGTTTCACAGACAGGGAGAGGTTAATCCAATGCAAAGACCTGTATGGCGAAAAATAAAGTGTTGACTTATTTGTGTTATTTGAAGCAGATCCGTAGCCAGGAATTTGATATGACCTCCTCGCTCATGGTGACTGTAATCATTGCCATAAACGCCCTCATTATGACGATTCAACATCTCTCTTCAGTCGCATTCGAGAAAGGATCGAACATCCTCCCTAGGACGATTTTAGAATGAATGGAAATGTACAGTATATCAATAATAACAATGTCTGGTTGTATGACAATTGTAAGAACTGCATTTttacagtgtaactttcatatgTTCGATTGCCATTTGCGCTTCTCGCGTTTCAACtatgtatttctttatttttgttagtttgatATAATGTGTACAGTTGTCTAGCCATGTATCATTAAGTGTGAAATAAATGAATCATATATTGGATTGTGGCGGCTCAATACGGCAACACGCGGCGGGAAAACTGTGGAGGAAACCTGTGCTAAACCTGGACTGAAGCGTAGGGCTTGTGGTTCCGCCATTAGTCATAGCGCTAATGAAAAGTGTCACCTGCCCTATTAACATCATGACAGCCTATTCGTC is part of the Nerophis ophidion isolate RoL-2023_Sa linkage group LG08, RoL_Noph_v1.0, whole genome shotgun sequence genome and encodes:
- the lrrc4bb gene encoding leucine-rich repeat-containing protein 4B, translating into MRVVMVTSPCTPSPLLWLVHLLLWFHNHGPELTEAAPPCPTPCSCSNQASRVICTRKSLDQVPDSISENTRYLNLQENTIQVIKSDTFKHLRHLEILQLSKNHIRQIEVGAFNGLPNLNTLELFDNRLTVVPSQAFEYLSKLRELWLRNNPIETLPAFAFHRVPSLRRLDLGELRKLDFISEAAFEGLVNLRFLNLGMCGLKDIPNLTPLVRLEELELSGNQLGIVRPGSFQGLVSLRKLWLMHSRVSVIERNAFDDLKSLEELNLSHNSLHSLPHDLFTPLHQLERVHLNHNPWVCNCDVLWLSWWLKETVPSNTTCCARCHAPPGLKGKYIGELDQSHFTCYAPVIVEPPTDLNVTEGMAAELKCRTGTSMTSVNWFTPNGTLMTHGSYRVRISVLHDGTLNFTNVTVQDTGQYTCMVTNSAGNTTATAVLNVSASDPSNSYSYFTTVTVETVETVGGGDDKNSAMQYINETFIDFPNPTVERGLDGVTISPSLSSLSSLSPRANRATENAVTVSIIDVTNIPGLDDVMKTTKIIIGCFVAITFMAAVMLVVFYKLRKQHQLHKHHGPARAIEIVNVEDEIGAGAGSGISGGSTMNTGSGGEGTLRIHHPEIVNLPNIGRSDTLNHYYKTHHYNNNVMGLSIGSEGMGPGGMLGNKNHQGQEIPISCTPVPISTSNLLTSSGNSTNINPSSMSPPLPMSLPMPTMGLHGSIKGFMGQNQNPQMEPLLFKGNSKENVQETQI